The following coding sequences lie in one Myxococcus xanthus genomic window:
- a CDS encoding 50S ribosomal protein L11 methyltransferase: MSQTYLSLTVELPEEASEAVQDLLHESGALGLEVRDREAPLMPGVRGPNPGEAIIIGYFDERDTAESARDEVAESFPEAKLTLDEQPQQDWSNEWKSLIKSVHVGRLWVGPPWDKANAPAGTVQLVIEPKMAFGTGDHPTTSLCLAAVDAYMAEHPGAAVLDVGTGTGVLAIAAKKLGAGRTVATDNDPISVELAQENQAENGTPDIEVSGKELTQVEGTFDLVLANILANTLIELAPLIVAKTKDRLVLAGVLSHQRADVEAAYRNLGLTVLTGATQGEWVRIDLQR; the protein is encoded by the coding sequence ATGTCCCAGACCTATCTGTCACTCACAGTGGAGTTGCCCGAGGAAGCGTCCGAGGCCGTACAGGACCTCCTCCACGAGTCGGGCGCGCTGGGCCTCGAAGTGCGGGACCGCGAAGCGCCCCTCATGCCGGGCGTGCGCGGACCGAACCCTGGCGAGGCCATCATCATTGGCTACTTCGACGAGCGCGACACGGCCGAGTCCGCCCGTGACGAGGTAGCGGAATCCTTCCCCGAGGCGAAGCTCACCTTGGATGAACAGCCCCAGCAGGACTGGAGCAACGAGTGGAAGTCGCTCATCAAGTCCGTGCATGTGGGCAGGTTGTGGGTCGGTCCGCCGTGGGACAAGGCGAACGCGCCCGCGGGTACCGTGCAGCTCGTGATTGAGCCGAAGATGGCCTTTGGCACCGGCGACCACCCGACGACGTCCCTGTGCCTGGCCGCGGTGGACGCGTACATGGCGGAGCACCCGGGCGCCGCAGTCCTGGACGTGGGCACCGGCACGGGCGTGCTGGCCATCGCCGCGAAGAAGCTGGGCGCGGGCCGCACCGTGGCCACCGACAACGACCCCATCTCCGTGGAGCTGGCGCAGGAGAACCAGGCGGAGAACGGCACGCCGGACATCGAGGTCTCCGGCAAGGAGCTGACCCAGGTGGAGGGCACCTTCGACCTGGTGCTCGCCAACATCCTGGCCAACACGCTCATCGAGCTGGCCCCACTGATTGTGGCGAAGACCAAGGACCGGCTCGTGCTGGCGGGTGTTCTCTCCCACCAGCGCGCGGACGTGGAAGCCGCCTACCGCAACCTGGGCCTCACCGTGCTGACCGGCGCCACCCAGGGCGAATGGGTGCGCATCGACCTGCAGCGCTGA
- a CDS encoding M16 family metallopeptidase, whose protein sequence is MAIRYALPNGLTVVFEEQHAAKVAAFQVWVKAGSADERPDQAGLAHLHEHMLFKGTERRGPGEVARDVESHGGEINAWTSYDQTVYHIVIASQFARMGLDILGDAVRRSAFDADELSREIEVVCEEIKRSQDTPSRRASRDLFSTAYQVHPYRLPVIGTDASVRGFTREKVLEFYHRHYTPKNLVLSVAGDLREADLREWVDDIFGGDWGRPYEGRVARAPEPVAAGRRVLLRPDEVKEAYLHLAFGIPQADHEDVPALDVLAMIAGQGDASRLVREVKRRQNLVNDIHTFAYTPTDPGIFSASLTLQPANAVRALEETARGLATLRATPVTAEELATAKALVEAEAVYQRETVQGVARKMGFYQSGMGSLEAEARYYEAVRNLTPEHLRAAAERYLRFDRAVVTGLLPEGTPLTEAQVHEVLDAVDREPAAAPPERKPRKVAVSDSPVRILKGAGSGPSDIITEKLPSGATIVVRVEPAVPLFAIRAAFAGGLRYETPEDNGITTLLTRSITRGTPTHDAEEVSDLIDAYAGSLGGQGGRNSVGLRGEFLSRHFEPAFRLFADCLLNPSFPEAEVARERTLLLQDILTREDKPSSVAFDLFSKTIYRTHPYRLPTSGEQASVEKLTPELLRAWHAAHMDPSQLTLSVVGDVKVDEVMALAREYFGTSRGKAAPPPKVPLEAPLDGPREAKKVLARAQAHLVLGFPGGRVGDPWQHALEVLSTVLSGQGGRLFVELRDKRSMAYSVSSFAIEGVDPGYFATYMGTSPEKVDAALAGIRAELERVRDEPIPAEELARAKQHLIGTHEIGLQRNGSRAAVLALDTCYGLGLENFLHYADHVAKVTADDVRDVARRIINFDRSALAIVGP, encoded by the coding sequence ATGGCCATCCGCTACGCGCTACCCAACGGGCTTACCGTTGTCTTCGAGGAGCAGCACGCCGCCAAGGTCGCGGCCTTCCAGGTCTGGGTCAAGGCCGGGAGCGCCGACGAGCGGCCGGACCAGGCGGGGCTGGCCCACCTGCACGAGCACATGCTCTTCAAGGGCACCGAGCGGCGCGGCCCCGGTGAGGTCGCCCGGGACGTGGAGTCCCACGGCGGCGAAATCAACGCCTGGACCTCCTACGACCAAACTGTCTACCACATCGTCATCGCCAGCCAGTTCGCCCGGATGGGCCTGGACATCCTGGGCGATGCGGTGCGCCGGTCGGCCTTCGACGCGGACGAGCTGTCGCGCGAAATCGAGGTGGTGTGCGAGGAAATCAAGCGCAGCCAGGACACGCCGTCCCGCCGTGCCTCGCGCGACCTCTTCTCCACCGCCTACCAGGTGCACCCCTACCGGCTGCCCGTCATCGGCACCGACGCGAGCGTGCGCGGCTTCACGCGGGAGAAGGTGCTGGAGTTCTACCACCGTCACTACACGCCGAAGAACCTGGTGCTGTCGGTGGCGGGAGACTTGCGCGAGGCGGACCTGCGCGAGTGGGTGGACGACATCTTCGGCGGCGACTGGGGCCGGCCGTATGAGGGCCGGGTAGCGCGCGCCCCAGAGCCCGTGGCCGCGGGCCGGCGCGTCCTGCTGCGCCCGGACGAGGTGAAGGAGGCCTACCTCCACCTGGCCTTTGGGATTCCCCAGGCGGACCACGAGGACGTGCCCGCGCTGGACGTGCTGGCGATGATTGCCGGCCAGGGCGACGCGTCCCGGCTGGTGCGCGAGGTGAAGCGCCGCCAGAACCTGGTCAACGACATCCACACCTTCGCCTATACGCCCACGGACCCGGGCATCTTCTCCGCGTCGCTGACGCTCCAGCCCGCCAACGCCGTCCGGGCGCTGGAGGAGACGGCGCGGGGACTGGCCACGCTGCGCGCCACGCCGGTGACGGCGGAGGAGCTGGCCACGGCCAAGGCGCTGGTGGAAGCAGAGGCCGTGTACCAGCGCGAGACGGTGCAGGGCGTGGCCCGAAAGATGGGCTTCTACCAGTCCGGCATGGGCAGCCTGGAGGCGGAGGCCCGCTACTACGAGGCCGTGCGCAACCTCACGCCCGAGCACCTGCGCGCCGCCGCCGAGCGCTACCTGCGCTTCGACCGCGCCGTCGTCACCGGCCTGCTGCCGGAGGGCACGCCGCTGACGGAGGCGCAGGTCCACGAGGTGCTGGATGCCGTGGACCGCGAGCCCGCCGCGGCGCCGCCCGAGCGCAAGCCGCGCAAGGTGGCCGTGAGTGACTCGCCGGTGCGCATCCTGAAGGGCGCGGGCTCTGGCCCCAGCGACATCATCACGGAGAAGCTGCCGTCGGGCGCGACGATTGTCGTGCGCGTGGAGCCCGCGGTGCCGCTGTTCGCCATTCGCGCCGCCTTCGCGGGCGGTTTGCGCTACGAGACGCCGGAGGACAACGGCATCACCACGCTGCTCACCCGCAGCATCACGCGGGGGACGCCGACGCACGACGCGGAGGAGGTCTCCGACCTCATCGACGCGTACGCGGGCAGCCTGGGTGGCCAGGGCGGACGCAACTCGGTGGGCCTGCGCGGCGAGTTCCTGTCGCGCCACTTCGAGCCGGCCTTCCGTCTCTTCGCGGACTGCCTGCTGAATCCCTCGTTCCCGGAGGCCGAGGTCGCCCGCGAGCGCACGCTGCTGCTCCAGGACATCCTCACGCGCGAGGACAAGCCGTCCAGCGTGGCCTTCGACCTGTTCAGCAAGACCATCTACCGCACGCACCCCTACCGGCTGCCCACCTCGGGTGAGCAGGCGTCCGTGGAGAAGCTGACGCCGGAGCTGCTGCGCGCGTGGCACGCGGCGCACATGGACCCGTCGCAGCTGACGCTCAGCGTGGTGGGTGACGTGAAGGTGGACGAGGTCATGGCCCTGGCGCGCGAGTACTTCGGCACGTCACGCGGAAAGGCGGCCCCGCCGCCGAAGGTGCCCCTGGAGGCGCCGCTGGACGGGCCTCGCGAGGCGAAGAAGGTGTTGGCGCGGGCCCAGGCGCACCTGGTGCTCGGCTTCCCGGGCGGCCGGGTGGGCGACCCGTGGCAGCACGCGCTGGAGGTGCTCTCCACGGTGCTGTCCGGCCAGGGCGGGCGGCTCTTCGTGGAGCTGCGGGACAAGCGCTCCATGGCATACAGCGTCAGCTCGTTCGCCATCGAAGGCGTGGATCCGGGCTACTTCGCCACGTACATGGGCACCAGTCCTGAGAAGGTGGACGCGGCGCTGGCCGGCATCCGCGCGGAGCTGGAGCGCGTGCGCGACGAGCCCATCCCCGCCGAGGAGCTCGCGCGCGCCAAGCAGCACCTCATTGGCACGCACGAGATTGGCCTGCAGCGCAACGGCTCGCGTGCGGCGGTGCTGGCGCTGGACACCTGCTACGGCCTGGGCCTGGAGAACTTCCTCCACTACGCGGACCACGTCGCCAAGGTGACGGCGGACGACGTGCGCGATGTGGCGCGAAGAATCATCAACTTCGACCGCAGCGCGCTGGCCATCGTCGGCCCGTAG